In Leptolyngbya sp. FACHB-261, a genomic segment contains:
- a CDS encoding fibronectin type III domain-containing protein, with translation MQLFHPWTRRAILVAVLLTVVCLSAMTQAQNAPGPQLLSDPFLQLPNTNSVRVVWFTEFAGSTHNVAYGPKLEQTAKATTRQLSRSREDQNSKVGEQNQSDQVYSQPVERPVWRHEAEVTGLNSGVRLPYRVTSVREDGQAVSSEVFSLSAQPKPSTPLKILLTSDHQLMPLVPANLQKVVETVGQVDAVFLAGDLVNVPDRASEWFDDNRGNAFFANLQGRAQYELTRDGVKTLYRGGALIQHAPLFTAIGNHEVMGRFSTEKSLNLQFYDAFPRQIAAKIYPAAPQEPQAYQRWLKDHSFNTDSYEELFSLPQSETGNQRYYAVSFGDVRLVVLYATTIWRTPDLHANYAGRYQERPQDVQQPQRWGYGHLIFEPIAKGSTQYNWLAQELNSPEFQQAKYRLVMFHHPPHSLGDNVVPPYTDPVQQIEREANGSIKAIRYEYPRQADYLIRDVVPLLESAGAQLVLYGHTHIWNRFVSPAGLNFLESSNVGNSYGAYVGARKRPVPPGDSPNYVATGDPNGLEPVVPTLAPLLDDEGQPLPYLSSNDITAFSILDTSTGTVSSYRFDTRKPDSEVVKFDEFKLSSSAQ, from the coding sequence ATGCAACTGTTCCACCCTTGGACCCGACGCGCCATACTGGTAGCCGTCCTGCTGACTGTGGTTTGCTTAAGCGCGATGACCCAGGCCCAAAATGCTCCCGGCCCCCAACTGCTGAGCGATCCCTTCCTGCAACTACCCAACACCAACTCAGTCCGGGTGGTCTGGTTCACTGAGTTTGCAGGCTCGACGCACAACGTGGCTTATGGCCCCAAGCTCGAACAAACTGCCAAGGCGACAACTCGTCAGCTCAGCCGCAGCCGCGAGGACCAGAACTCGAAGGTAGGTGAGCAGAACCAGTCTGACCAGGTTTACAGCCAACCCGTTGAGCGTCCAGTGTGGCGACACGAGGCGGAGGTGACCGGCTTGAACTCAGGTGTGCGCCTGCCCTATCGAGTAACGAGTGTGCGGGAGGATGGGCAAGCCGTGAGCAGCGAGGTGTTCAGCCTCAGCGCTCAACCCAAACCGAGTACGCCGCTCAAAATTCTGCTGACCTCCGACCACCAACTGATGCCCCTAGTGCCTGCCAACCTACAAAAGGTGGTTGAAACCGTGGGCCAGGTGGATGCTGTGTTTTTGGCAGGCGATCTGGTGAACGTGCCAGACCGAGCCTCCGAGTGGTTTGACGATAACCGCGGTAATGCCTTCTTTGCCAACTTGCAAGGACGCGCCCAATACGAACTGACGCGTGACGGCGTCAAAACTCTGTATCGCGGTGGAGCCCTGATTCAGCACGCGCCTCTGTTCACCGCTATTGGCAATCACGAGGTCATGGGCCGCTTCTCAACTGAGAAAAGTCTCAATCTCCAGTTTTACGATGCCTTTCCTCGCCAAATCGCAGCCAAGATCTATCCAGCCGCACCGCAGGAACCGCAAGCCTACCAGCGCTGGCTTAAGGATCATTCGTTCAACACCGACAGCTACGAGGAACTGTTCAGCCTGCCCCAGAGTGAGACCGGCAACCAGCGCTACTACGCGGTCAGTTTTGGTGATGTGCGTCTGGTGGTGCTGTATGCCACGACAATTTGGCGCACTCCTGACCTGCATGCCAACTACGCCGGTCGCTACCAGGAACGCCCTCAAGATGTGCAGCAACCGCAGCGTTGGGGCTATGGCCATCTGATTTTTGAACCCATTGCTAAGGGCAGCACGCAGTACAACTGGCTGGCACAGGAGCTGAACAGCCCCGAATTTCAGCAGGCTAAGTACCGCTTGGTGATGTTTCACCATCCGCCCCATTCGCTGGGCGATAACGTCGTGCCACCCTACACCGACCCCGTGCAGCAGATCGAGCGGGAGGCCAACGGCAGCATCAAGGCCATCCGTTACGAGTACCCCAGGCAAGCGGACTATTTGATCCGCGATGTCGTGCCGCTACTAGAGTCAGCTGGGGCACAACTGGTCCTCTACGGTCACACCCACATCTGGAACCGCTTTGTCAGTCCTGCTGGCCTGAACTTCCTGGAGTCCTCGAACGTGGGCAATAGTTACGGCGCTTACGTGGGCGCTCGCAAGCGACCTGTGCCACCGGGGGATAGCCCCAACTACGTTGCCACTGGCGATCCCAATGGCTTAGAGCCAGTTGTGCCCACGCTGGCTCCCTTACTAGACGACGAAGGTCAGCCCCTGCCTTATCTCTCTAGCAACGACATCACCGCCTTTAGCATCCTAGACACTAGCACTGGCACGGTGAGCAGCTACCGCTTTGACACACGGAAGCCAGACTCCGAAGTGGTGAAGTTTGATGAGTTTAAGTTGTCCAGTTCTGCTCAGTGA
- a CDS encoding threonine/serine exporter family protein: MALNLNTVLVQALLGFVSTAGFAILFNVPRRALLICALIGTLGHGLRFVLISLGVVPEVATFCGSLCVGLVGAWPAHKLNLPRIVFTVTGIIDLVPGIPAYQVLVYFSRNDIAGGLESAVKAGLITGAIVAGLSTARILTDRQWSRSDSTHA; the protein is encoded by the coding sequence ATGGCCCTCAATCTGAATACAGTGCTGGTTCAGGCATTGCTGGGCTTTGTTTCTACAGCCGGCTTTGCCATTCTGTTCAACGTGCCGCGTCGAGCTTTGCTGATCTGTGCGCTGATTGGCACCCTGGGACATGGGTTGCGCTTCGTGTTGATTAGTCTAGGGGTTGTGCCTGAGGTTGCAACCTTTTGCGGGTCTCTCTGCGTGGGACTGGTCGGTGCTTGGCCTGCCCACAAGCTGAACTTACCCCGCATCGTTTTCACCGTCACCGGCATCATCGATCTGGTGCCCGGCATCCCGGCTTATCAAGTTCTGGTTTATTTCAGTCGCAATGATATTGCTGGCGGGTTAGAGAGCGCAGTCAAGGCTGGACTAATCACCGGCGCGATTGTGGCTGGCTTGAGCACGGCCCGAATTTTGACCGACCGGCAATGGAGCCGCAGCGATAGCACTCATGCCTAA
- a CDS encoding DUF697 domain-containing protein — MSAPAPSPFVQGRWLGSGLVLVGGVALLGDWFASDLILNIWGSLSLLALVLGGYFWLRDSKPETVPRGGALVLSTAAVEQEVCRAETLAHKLEATTAEQLCAQATAIRAELTRSELRIGVAGPAKSGKSSLIAALAPNSQGVAWLEETTETTPISIPSPDLLLFVTAGDLSASEFQRLNDLSAGNRPTVLVLNQSDRYQPADQDEVLAHLRELSQTLPSVQTVVSVAAAPNPVKVRQHHADGSVREWFEEAKPEIATLQTYLAPLLSQESERLKLGNALQQAQSLRLTAQDRLNQVRRSQAQVVIERYQWLTAAAVFANPLPGLDLLATAAINAQMLLEIAAIYERPLSLQQAQPLAKTLGVLMLKLGLVELSTQGISALLKSNVATYAVGGVMQGLSAAYLSHLGALSFMTCLEQEQDCTERTLGQKLQELFAQNQRTAFLQGFVKQGISHLLGEQKQPQLESA; from the coding sequence ATGTCTGCTCCTGCGCCCTCACCTTTTGTTCAAGGTCGGTGGCTCGGCAGTGGCCTTGTCCTGGTTGGCGGGGTCGCACTGTTGGGCGATTGGTTTGCTTCTGATCTCATCCTCAACATCTGGGGCAGCCTGAGCCTGCTCGCTCTGGTGCTGGGAGGCTACTTCTGGCTCCGTGACAGCAAACCTGAGACAGTACCGCGCGGGGGAGCCCTTGTCCTCAGCACGGCTGCTGTAGAGCAGGAAGTTTGCAGAGCGGAAACTCTGGCACACAAGTTAGAAGCCACGACAGCGGAGCAACTGTGCGCTCAGGCAACCGCGATTCGAGCGGAACTGACGCGGTCTGAGTTGCGAATTGGTGTTGCAGGTCCAGCGAAATCAGGGAAGAGTAGTCTAATCGCCGCCCTGGCTCCAAATAGCCAGGGGGTCGCTTGGCTGGAAGAAACGACAGAGACTACGCCAATTTCCATACCAAGTCCCGACCTGCTGTTATTTGTGACCGCAGGGGACCTGAGCGCAAGTGAATTTCAACGCCTAAATGATTTGAGCGCTGGTAATCGACCAACGGTACTAGTTCTTAACCAGAGCGACCGCTACCAGCCTGCCGACCAGGACGAGGTTTTAGCGCATTTGCGCGAGCTCAGCCAAACTCTGCCATCGGTCCAGACTGTGGTCAGCGTTGCAGCAGCTCCCAATCCAGTTAAGGTTCGCCAGCATCACGCTGATGGCTCGGTGCGAGAGTGGTTTGAAGAAGCCAAGCCTGAAATTGCAACACTGCAAACCTATCTGGCCCCCTTGCTGAGCCAGGAGAGCGAACGTCTGAAGCTAGGCAATGCCTTGCAGCAGGCCCAGAGCTTACGGCTGACGGCCCAAGATCGTCTTAATCAGGTTCGTCGTAGCCAAGCTCAAGTTGTGATTGAGCGCTACCAGTGGTTAACCGCCGCTGCGGTGTTCGCCAATCCATTGCCGGGCCTGGATTTGTTGGCAACTGCCGCGATCAACGCTCAGATGTTGCTGGAGATCGCCGCGATTTACGAGCGGCCCTTGAGTTTGCAGCAAGCACAACCGTTGGCTAAGACTTTAGGTGTGCTGATGCTGAAGCTGGGCTTAGTCGAACTCTCGACTCAGGGCATCAGTGCCTTGCTCAAGAGCAACGTGGCAACCTATGCAGTCGGTGGTGTCATGCAAGGGCTGAGTGCCGCCTATCTCAGCCATCTAGGTGCCTTGTCTTTTATGACCTGTCTGGAGCAAGAGCAGGACTGCACGGAGCGAACTCTGGGCCAGAAATTGCAAGAGTTGTTCGCGCAAAATCAGCGCACCGCCTTTCTGCAAGGCTTTGTGAAGCAAGGGATCAGCCACCTGCTAGGAGAGCAAAAACAGCCTCAACTGGAGTCGGCCTAG
- the murA gene encoding UDP-N-acetylglucosamine 1-carboxyvinyltransferase, with protein sequence MHIRGGVRLSGCVPISGAKNSALVILAGALLAPGVCRLHNIPSLVDVACMLEILATLGVAIRRDGSSLEIDARDITLADAPYELVSQLRASFFAIGPLLARLGETRVPLPGGCAIGARPVDLHVRGLQAMGAEVQIEHGLVHARVKKGKRLQGARIYLDYPSVGATETLMMAATLAEGETLIENAAREPEVVDLANFCRALGAQIEGAGTNTIVISGVPQLHGAEYSIIPDRIEAGTFLVAGAITRSELELSCVVPEHLTAVIAKLQAMGATIRSTAPNRLLISPGERSLATDLETLPYPGFPTDMQAQFMALLALAEGNSVVTETVFENRLRHFAELNRMGADIRVKNNIAIVRGVPFLSGAPVVATDLRASASLVLAGLAAQGETTMTGLHHLDRGYDRLEQKLRNLGADLERRNSYDPDLLAESSETLPPVLS encoded by the coding sequence CTGCACATTCGAGGCGGAGTTCGGCTATCAGGATGTGTTCCGATCAGTGGAGCCAAAAATTCGGCGCTGGTGATTCTAGCAGGGGCGCTGCTAGCACCAGGGGTCTGCCGACTGCACAATATTCCTTCCCTCGTCGATGTCGCCTGCATGCTGGAGATTCTGGCAACGCTCGGCGTTGCTATCCGGCGGGATGGCAGCAGTCTGGAAATTGACGCTCGGGACATCACGCTAGCCGACGCGCCTTACGAGCTAGTCAGCCAGTTGCGTGCCAGCTTTTTTGCCATTGGTCCTCTGTTGGCCAGGCTGGGAGAAACGCGGGTGCCTCTGCCGGGTGGTTGCGCAATTGGCGCGCGTCCGGTGGACCTGCATGTGCGAGGTCTCCAAGCCATGGGAGCAGAAGTTCAGATCGAGCATGGCCTGGTGCATGCTCGCGTCAAGAAAGGGAAGCGCTTGCAGGGCGCCAGAATTTACCTGGATTATCCCAGCGTTGGCGCAACCGAGACGCTGATGATGGCTGCAACGCTGGCAGAGGGCGAGACGCTGATTGAAAATGCAGCTCGGGAACCCGAAGTGGTCGACCTCGCTAACTTCTGCCGCGCTTTGGGCGCTCAGATCGAGGGAGCGGGAACCAACACGATTGTGATTTCAGGCGTTCCTCAACTGCATGGGGCTGAGTATTCGATTATTCCAGACCGCATTGAGGCCGGAACTTTTTTGGTGGCTGGAGCGATTACACGCTCTGAGCTAGAGCTGTCTTGCGTGGTGCCGGAGCATCTCACTGCCGTGATCGCCAAGCTGCAAGCGATGGGGGCGACCATTCGTAGCACTGCACCCAATCGGCTGCTGATTAGCCCCGGTGAACGCTCTCTGGCAACTGACTTAGAAACCCTGCCTTACCCTGGCTTTCCCACAGATATGCAGGCGCAGTTTATGGCCCTGCTCGCATTGGCGGAGGGCAATAGTGTGGTTACCGAGACAGTATTCGAAAACCGCCTGCGCCACTTCGCTGAGCTGAATCGCATGGGCGCCGATATTCGGGTGAAGAATAACATCGCGATTGTGCGGGGCGTGCCCTTCCTGTCGGGCGCACCTGTGGTTGCGACTGACTTGCGAGCTTCAGCATCTTTGGTGTTGGCTGGCTTAGCCGCTCAGGGCGAAACCACGATGACTGGATTGCATCACTTAGACCGGGGTTACGACCGTCTGGAACAGAAGCTACGTAATCTAGGTGCTGATCTGGAGCGGCGTAACAGCTATGACCCTGATTTGCTGGCAGAATCTAGCGAAACCTTGCCGCCGGTCTTGAGTTGA
- the eno gene encoding phosphopyruvate hydratase, translated as MFNGAGSTIEAIQAREILDSRGRPTIEAEVYLANDIVGIAQVPSGASTGSFEAHELRDGDKSRYSGKGVLQAVKNVEEVIAPALQDFDVLHQEQLDRRMISLDGTPNKSNLGANAILAVSLAAAKAGALTLDLPLYRYLGGPLANLLPVPLMNVINGGSHADNNVDIQEFMIVPVGAPSFKEALRYGAEVFASLHDVLKAKGLLSGVGDEGGFAPNLGSNREALDLLLTAIEKAGYKPGEQVALALDVAATEFYKDGSYTYDGAPHTPAETISYLSELVSSYPIVSIEDGLSEDDWESWKSLTNAIGDRVQLVGDDLFVTNKVRLQQGIESGAANSILVKLNQIGSLTETLETVDLATRSRYRSIISHRSGETEDTTIADLAVATRAGQIKTGSLCRSERVAKYNRLLRIEDELGEQAVYAGAVGLGPKLV; from the coding sequence ATGTTCAACGGTGCAGGCAGCACAATTGAGGCCATCCAGGCTAGAGAAATCCTGGACTCGCGGGGAAGACCCACGATTGAGGCAGAAGTCTATCTCGCCAATGACATTGTGGGGATCGCTCAAGTTCCGAGTGGTGCCTCGACCGGCAGTTTTGAAGCTCACGAGTTACGGGATGGTGACAAGAGCCGTTACAGTGGCAAAGGCGTTCTGCAAGCCGTTAAGAACGTCGAAGAAGTGATTGCTCCTGCCCTTCAAGATTTTGATGTGCTCCATCAAGAGCAACTCGACCGGCGCATGATCTCCCTCGACGGCACCCCCAACAAATCCAACCTGGGTGCAAATGCCATCCTTGCCGTTTCCCTGGCCGCAGCCAAAGCAGGCGCGCTCACGCTGGATCTTCCCTTATATCGCTACCTCGGCGGTCCATTGGCCAACCTGCTGCCAGTGCCCCTGATGAACGTGATCAACGGCGGCTCTCACGCCGACAACAACGTTGATATCCAAGAGTTCATGATTGTGCCGGTTGGCGCACCCAGTTTCAAAGAAGCACTACGCTACGGCGCTGAAGTTTTTGCTTCCTTGCACGATGTGCTTAAGGCCAAAGGTCTCCTGAGCGGTGTGGGCGATGAAGGCGGCTTTGCACCCAACTTGGGATCAAACCGAGAAGCGCTAGATCTCTTGCTGACCGCAATTGAGAAGGCTGGCTATAAACCCGGTGAACAAGTCGCTCTAGCTCTGGATGTCGCCGCCACTGAGTTCTACAAAGATGGCAGCTACACCTACGATGGCGCCCCTCACACACCTGCTGAGACGATCAGCTATCTCTCAGAGTTAGTGAGCAGCTACCCCATTGTCTCAATTGAAGATGGCCTGTCAGAAGATGACTGGGAGAGCTGGAAATCGCTGACCAACGCCATCGGCGATCGCGTGCAACTGGTGGGCGATGACCTGTTTGTGACCAATAAGGTTCGCCTGCAACAGGGCATCGAATCGGGTGCAGCCAACTCGATTCTGGTCAAGCTCAATCAGATTGGTTCGCTCACCGAAACCCTAGAGACTGTAGACCTGGCAACTCGCAGCCGCTACCGCTCGATCATCAGCCACCGCTCTGGCGAAACCGAAGACACCACGATTGCCGATTTGGCCGTCGCCACTCGTGCGGGTCAAATCAAGACTGGCTCGCTCTGCCGCAGCGAACGAGTTGCCAAATATAATCGCCTCCTGCGGATCGAAGACGAGCTGGGTGAGCAGGCCGTGTACGCGGGTGCAGTCGGACTCGGCCCGAAGCTGGTATAG
- the gloA gene encoding lactoylglutathione lyase: MRMLHTMLRVGNLDKSLDFYCNVLGMQLLRKKDYPSGEFTLAFVGYGDESDNTVIELTYNWDRDSYNLGDAYGHIALGVDDIYATCEAIRAKGGKVTREPGPMKHGSTVIAFVEDPDGYKVELIQLSTQGSSQERPTAEAATA; the protein is encoded by the coding sequence ATGCGAATGCTCCACACCATGCTCCGGGTTGGCAACCTGGACAAATCATTAGATTTCTATTGCAATGTTCTGGGGATGCAACTCCTGCGCAAGAAGGACTACCCCAGTGGCGAGTTTACGCTGGCTTTTGTAGGTTATGGCGATGAGTCAGACAATACGGTGATTGAGCTGACCTATAACTGGGACCGCGACTCCTACAACCTGGGTGATGCTTACGGTCACATTGCCTTGGGCGTGGATGATATTTACGCAACTTGCGAAGCGATTCGGGCTAAGGGCGGCAAAGTTACCCGTGAACCGGGGCCAATGAAGCATGGCTCGACGGTGATCGCGTTTGTGGAAGATCCTGATGGCTACAAAGTTGAGCTGATTCAACTGAGCACGCAAGGCTCAAGCCAGGAACGGCCAACGGCTGAAGCAGCAACGGCGTAA
- a CDS encoding threonine/serine exporter family protein has protein sequence MDPEASSLELAKTLRAVLRLGVLMLRGGSSSFRVEQAMSRSAQAMGVERLDAYVTPTGIIASAYQAQAHQTQIARVRGLGVDMNRISILEFLALHMPPAFEPELLETMLDNVEQLPPVYPPVVLIPAVAIACGVFAIIQGGSWLEFAAAASGAGAAQSVRLRLQAAKFNPIPITVVCAAIATAISYPLVLALGLLATKLGLGAVVPRLAVISSVLLLVPGMPLVTAMLDLTRLDLVSGVTRFVYALLLLISIGIGILLVLGWTGFTIV, from the coding sequence GTGGATCCTGAGGCTTCCTCCCTAGAGCTGGCGAAAACCCTGCGTGCTGTGCTCCGTTTAGGCGTGCTGATGTTGCGGGGTGGTTCGTCCAGCTTTCGGGTCGAGCAAGCCATGTCCCGTTCAGCGCAAGCAATGGGTGTTGAGCGGCTCGATGCTTACGTTACGCCCACGGGCATTATTGCCTCGGCCTATCAAGCCCAAGCCCATCAAACCCAGATCGCTCGGGTACGCGGCCTAGGTGTGGATATGAACCGCATCAGCATCCTGGAGTTCTTGGCGCTGCACATGCCACCGGCCTTTGAGCCGGAGCTGTTGGAGACGATGCTCGACAACGTGGAGCAACTGCCGCCGGTCTACCCGCCAGTGGTTCTGATCCCAGCGGTGGCTATTGCCTGTGGTGTGTTTGCAATTATCCAGGGCGGCAGTTGGCTGGAGTTTGCAGCCGCTGCCTCAGGTGCTGGTGCGGCCCAGTCGGTACGCCTACGCCTGCAAGCTGCTAAGTTCAACCCGATTCCGATTACGGTTGTTTGCGCGGCCATTGCCACAGCGATTAGTTATCCTCTGGTCCTGGCTCTGGGTCTGTTGGCCACGAAGCTCGGGCTTGGTGCGGTTGTGCCCCGGTTGGCGGTCATTTCTTCGGTCCTGCTGTTGGTACCGGGTATGCCACTAGTAACGGCGATGCTCGACCTGACACGACTAGATCTGGTTTCTGGTGTAACTCGCTTCGTTTACGCGTTGCTACTGCTGATCAGTATCGGCATTGGTATTTTGCTGGTCCTGGGTTGGACTGGCTTCACAATTGTGTAG
- a CDS encoding Uma2 family endonuclease yields the protein MTVSPSHRSNPVEYPSDDGKPMAESDFQRNYLTYAVEVLRIHFQSQPEVYVSGNLFLYYEQGNAAAVVAPDVFVVLGAEQRDRPSYRVWEEGGKVPDFILEITSKSTVSEDQGTKKGLYAYLGVREYWQYDPTGDYLSPRLKGLRLAGENYWPMAGTELPDGMLSLFSEVLNLELRLLPTGELRFHNPATGVTLLTHSEEAQRAQRLAAKLRELNIDPDTL from the coding sequence GTGACGGTTTCGCCAAGCCACCGCTCAAATCCTGTTGAGTATCCTAGCGACGATGGTAAGCCTATGGCTGAGAGCGACTTCCAGCGCAATTACTTGACCTATGCGGTTGAAGTGCTGCGGATTCACTTCCAAAGTCAGCCGGAGGTGTATGTGTCCGGCAATCTGTTTCTCTACTATGAGCAGGGGAATGCTGCTGCTGTAGTAGCGCCAGATGTGTTCGTAGTGCTTGGGGCAGAGCAGCGAGACCGACCTTCTTACAGAGTTTGGGAGGAAGGCGGTAAGGTACCTGATTTCATTCTGGAAATTACCTCTAAGAGTACTGTCAGTGAGGACCAAGGCACTAAGAAGGGGCTCTATGCGTACTTAGGAGTGCGCGAGTATTGGCAATATGACCCCACGGGCGACTACCTCAGCCCTCGGCTCAAGGGTTTGCGCTTAGCTGGCGAGAACTACTGGCCAATGGCTGGGACGGAGTTGCCGGATGGAATGCTCTCGCTGTTTAGTGAGGTGTTGAATTTAGAGTTACGCCTGCTGCCAACGGGCGAGTTGCGCTTTCACAATCCGGCAACTGGCGTAACTCTACTGACTCATTCTGAGGAGGCCCAGAGAGCCCAGCGTTTAGCGGCGAAACTGCGAGAACTGAATATTGATCCAGATACCCTGTGA
- a CDS encoding pentapeptide repeat-containing protein gives MPEDFRRANLRGRSFKGQDLTGADFSYADIRGADFTKANLTVANFTGARAGVQKRWLIGQSLISLALSLVSTLSSAIAGYLVVYLLLPSAEQNIIAGVLVLATMVVLSIVIIRRGLEVALGVITVAVAVAVAVAVAVAVAVAAAGAGTGTVGVAVGFTGAVAVAIAIAFTGVVADAIIGAGAGADAIIGVVAGAGAVVGVVAVAGAGTLTVAVAGGFTGVVAGKLSTAYIAWRALAGDEKFALVRRIAVACAAIGGTSFRNADLTDANFAQAILRSTDFRKATVIRTCWSRSIRLDRARVGGTILLEPAVRGLLVTGNGKNKAFIGDNLKGANLTGADLSNADLTEADISGAILQNANLERANLTKTQALNANFDQAKLTGTCLEAWNIDSTTQLDGAICEYVYLLNNQRERRPSSGNFAPGEFTKLFQEVLSTVDLIFRNGIDWKAFTYSFNNLVLDNEGTELSIQSIENKGDGVVVVKVNAPPNADKARLHSEFNQNYEISLKALEAKYQAELKGKDDLITVYREQSANLKDIASLLANRPVTIDVNATAESKSMNESTDSSRKIEFSNNQGDIFGNALGDYSTISGTVSKTIQQLPTSTDPNQPGIKELLTQLQTAIETDSNLNPEEKAEALEPIKDLAEAGKEPQAGTAQKTAQKAIRVLQGMAAQLPTATQFVEACTKLLPLIKPFLGL, from the coding sequence ATGCCTGAAGACTTCCGCCGCGCTAATCTCCGAGGTCGCTCGTTCAAAGGCCAAGATCTGACGGGTGCAGACTTCAGCTATGCAGACATCCGAGGAGCAGATTTTACCAAAGCAAATTTAACCGTCGCAAATTTTACAGGGGCTAGAGCAGGAGTGCAAAAGCGCTGGCTCATTGGTCAGAGCCTCATCTCATTAGCTTTGTCATTAGTATCGACACTCTCCTCAGCGATAGCAGGCTACTTAGTTGTGTATCTGCTTCTTCCTAGTGCTGAGCAGAACATCATTGCCGGTGTGCTTGTCCTGGCAACGATGGTCGTTCTCTCGATTGTCATAATTCGTCGAGGGCTGGAAGTAGCTTTAGGCGTTATTACAGTCGCAGTCGCAGTCGCAGTCGCAGTCGCAGTCGCAGTCGCAGTCGCAGTCGCAGCTGCAGGCGCAGGCACAGGCACAGTCGGAGTCGCAGTCGGATTCACAGGTGCAGTCGCAGTCGCAATCGCAATCGCATTCACAGGCGTAGTCGCAGACGCAATCATAGGCGCAGGCGCAGGCGCAGACGCAATCATAGGCGTAGTCGCAGGCGCAGGCGCAGTTGTAGGCGTAGTCGCAGTCGCAGGCGCAGGCACATTGACAGTCGCAGTCGCAGGCGGATTCACAGGCGTAGTCGCAGGCAAATTATCAACCGCCTACATCGCCTGGCGCGCTTTAGCAGGCGACGAGAAGTTTGCTTTAGTGCGGAGAATTGCTGTCGCTTGTGCTGCAATTGGGGGCACAAGCTTTCGCAATGCCGATTTGACTGATGCCAACTTTGCTCAAGCAATTCTTAGGAGCACAGACTTCAGAAAGGCAACTGTGATTCGTACTTGCTGGTCTCGGAGTATTAGGCTAGATCGAGCCAGAGTGGGCGGCACTATCTTACTTGAGCCTGCTGTACGAGGCTTACTTGTTACAGGTAATGGTAAAAATAAAGCTTTTATTGGCGACAACCTTAAAGGTGCAAATTTAACGGGTGCAGACCTCAGCAATGCCGACCTAACCGAAGCCGATATTAGTGGTGCAATCCTACAAAACGCAAACTTAGAACGAGCAAATCTCACCAAAACACAAGCCTTGAATGCAAACTTTGATCAAGCCAAACTTACTGGTACTTGCCTCGAAGCCTGGAACATCGACAGCACCACACAACTCGACGGTGCAATTTGCGAATACGTTTACCTGCTCAACAACCAACGCGAACGCCGCCCCAGCAGCGGCAACTTTGCCCCTGGCGAATTCACCAAACTCTTTCAAGAAGTCCTGAGCACTGTTGACCTGATCTTCAGAAACGGCATCGACTGGAAAGCCTTCACTTACTCTTTCAACAATCTCGTTCTGGATAACGAAGGCACCGAACTCTCGATCCAAAGTATCGAAAACAAAGGCGATGGCGTCGTAGTCGTCAAAGTCAACGCTCCACCCAATGCCGACAAAGCCAGACTTCACAGCGAATTCAATCAGAATTACGAGATTTCTCTTAAAGCCTTAGAAGCCAAATATCAAGCTGAACTAAAAGGCAAGGATGACCTGATCACTGTCTACCGAGAACAAAGCGCCAATCTCAAAGACATTGCCAGCCTATTAGCAAACCGCCCCGTCACTATCGATGTCAACGCCACCGCAGAGAGTAAATCTATGAACGAAAGCACAGACTCCAGCCGCAAAATCGAGTTCAGCAACAATCAAGGCGACATCTTTGGCAACGCCCTAGGCGACTACAGCACGATCAGCGGCACCGTCAGCAAAACTATCCAGCAATTACCCACCTCTACTGACCCCAATCAACCCGGCATCAAAGAACTACTCACCCAACTGCAAACCGCAATTGAAACAGACAGCAATCTAAACCCCGAAGAAAAAGCCGAAGCCCTAGAACCCATCAAAGACTTAGCAGAAGCAGGCAAAGAACCGCAAGCCGGAACCGCACAGAAAACAGCCCAAAAAGCCATTCGCGTTCTGCAAGGCATGGCGGCTCAATTGCCCACTGCCACTCAATTTGTCGAAGCCTGCACCAAACTGCTGCCGCTCATCAAGCCATTCCTGGGTCTTTAG